From Lysinibacillus sp. SGAir0095, the proteins below share one genomic window:
- the glnA gene encoding type I glutamate--ammonia ligase yields the protein MVKYTKEDIKQIVKDEGVKYIRLQFTDILGTIKNVEIPLSQLDKALDDKMMFDGSSIEGFVRIEESDMYLKPDLDTFVIFPWTAEKGKVARLICDITNPDGTPFAGDPRANLKRVLANMEELGFTSFNLGPEPEFFLFKLDEKGEPTLELNDDGGYFDLAPTDLGENCRRDIVLELEEMGFEIEASHHEVAPGQHEIDFKYANAVEACDNIQTFKLVVKTIARKHGLHATFMPKPLFGVNGSGMHANLSLFSGDKNVFFDENADLQLSDTARSFMAGIMKHAKGFTAVTNPLVNSYKRLVPGYEAPCYIAWSARNRSPLIRIPASRGLSTRVELRSVDPSANPYLALAVLLEAGLDGIRNGLTPPAPVDRNIYVMNSAELKENGIESLPGSLLEALSYLEQDEVIKSALGEHIYSNFKEAKEIEYDMFRTAVHPWERDQYLKMY from the coding sequence ATGGTTAAGTACACAAAAGAAGATATTAAACAAATCGTGAAAGATGAAGGCGTAAAATACATTCGTCTACAATTTACTGACATTCTAGGTACTATTAAAAATGTAGAAATTCCATTAAGCCAATTAGATAAAGCGCTAGATGACAAAATGATGTTCGATGGATCATCAATAGAAGGGTTCGTACGCATTGAAGAATCTGACATGTATTTGAAACCAGATTTAGATACATTTGTCATCTTCCCATGGACTGCGGAAAAAGGTAAAGTAGCACGACTAATCTGTGATATTACAAACCCAGATGGTACACCATTTGCTGGTGATCCACGTGCAAACTTGAAGCGTGTATTAGCTAACATGGAAGAGCTAGGTTTCACAAGCTTTAACTTAGGACCAGAGCCAGAATTCTTCTTATTTAAATTAGATGAAAAAGGTGAACCAACATTAGAATTAAATGATGATGGTGGTTACTTCGACTTAGCACCAACGGATCTTGGGGAAAACTGCCGTCGTGATATCGTGTTAGAACTTGAAGAAATGGGCTTTGAAATCGAAGCTTCTCACCATGAGGTTGCTCCTGGTCAACACGAAATTGATTTTAAATATGCAAACGCAGTTGAAGCTTGCGACAACATTCAAACATTCAAGTTAGTTGTTAAAACAATTGCACGTAAACATGGGTTACATGCAACATTCATGCCAAAACCATTATTCGGTGTGAACGGATCTGGGATGCACGCAAACCTTTCATTATTTAGCGGTGACAAAAACGTGTTCTTCGATGAAAATGCAGATTTGCAATTATCCGATACGGCACGCTCATTCATGGCTGGTATCATGAAACATGCAAAAGGATTCACAGCGGTAACTAACCCATTAGTAAACTCTTACAAACGTTTAGTTCCAGGATATGAAGCACCATGTTACATTGCTTGGTCAGCTCGTAACCGTTCACCATTAATTCGTATCCCTGCGTCTCGCGGTCTATCTACTCGTGTTGAATTACGTTCAGTTGATCCATCAGCTAACCCATATTTAGCATTAGCTGTTCTACTAGAAGCAGGTTTGGATGGTATCCGTAACGGTTTAACACCACCAGCGCCAGTTGATCGCAACATCTATGTTATGAATTCTGCTGAGTTAAAAGAAAACGGAATTGAGAGTTTACCAGGTTCTCTACTTGAAGCTCTTTCTTACTTAGAACAAGATGAAGTAATCAAATCAGCACTTGGTGAACACATCTATTCTAACTTCAAAGAAGCAAAAGAAATTGAATATGATATGTTCCGTACAGCTGTTCACCCATGGGAACGTGATCAATATTTAAAAATGTACTAA
- a CDS encoding TlpA disulfide reductase family protein, producing MPKKIVSICLTLLILAALINTISKNLFTNEQDQLEVVFDEEDSTSLNQAVDQEPEVEEGEQQVEYRSIDEPEIYHDHEEGGHNHDDHEQETEVRALNVKAPNFELKTLTGETVRLSDLEGKKVFINFWATWCAPCVEEMPAIQRFYEEHANRENLVILAVNATDLELNMDKVKKFAYEYGISFPILLDEKGDVSINYEILTIPTSMIINEEGMVVEQIIGPVTEEMLEEKLID from the coding sequence TTGCCGAAGAAAATTGTCTCTATTTGCTTAACATTACTCATTTTAGCTGCGTTGATTAATACAATATCGAAAAATCTTTTTACGAATGAACAAGATCAATTGGAGGTTGTATTTGATGAAGAGGATTCAACATCCTTGAATCAAGCAGTTGATCAAGAGCCTGAGGTTGAAGAAGGTGAACAACAGGTTGAGTACCGATCGATTGATGAACCAGAAATTTATCATGATCATGAGGAAGGAGGGCATAATCATGATGACCACGAACAAGAAACAGAGGTACGAGCACTCAATGTGAAAGCACCGAATTTTGAATTAAAGACTTTAACCGGTGAAACTGTTCGATTGTCAGATTTAGAGGGGAAAAAGGTGTTTATTAATTTTTGGGCAACCTGGTGTGCGCCTTGTGTTGAGGAGATGCCTGCTATACAACGTTTCTACGAAGAACATGCCAATAGGGAGAACCTCGTAATTCTTGCAGTAAATGCAACCGACTTAGAATTGAACATGGATAAAGTAAAAAAGTTTGCCTATGAATATGGAATTAGTTTCCCGATTTTATTGGATGAAAAGGGGGACGTTTCGATTAATTACGAAATTCTGACTATACCAACAAGTATGATAATAAATGAAGAAGGTATGGTTGTTGAGCAGATTATAGGGCCAGTTACTGAGGAAATGTTAGAGGAGAAGTTAATAGATTAA
- a CDS encoding ECF transporter S component, with protein sequence MFNQKLKLRSFVTIAMLSSISFILMLLNFPLPWFPVFLQIDFSDVPALIAAITMGPVAGILVELFKNILDWIFSGTPTGVPVGHMANFATGLLFILPVYYIYKKFPSIKGLSFGLVAGTIIMSVGMSLLNYLAFLPMYTYFLGWGEFDMKETIILGILPFNVVKGIMLMVIIILLFRTMKVWIDNQRAQYLL encoded by the coding sequence ATGTTTAATCAAAAGCTTAAGTTACGTTCGTTCGTAACAATCGCAATGTTAAGTAGTATCTCATTTATCTTAATGCTACTAAACTTTCCATTGCCATGGTTCCCAGTATTTTTACAGATTGATTTCAGTGATGTACCTGCATTGATTGCAGCAATCACAATGGGACCGGTTGCGGGTATTTTAGTAGAATTATTTAAAAACATTTTAGACTGGATTTTCTCGGGTACGCCAACAGGAGTTCCTGTGGGGCACATGGCAAACTTTGCAACGGGCCTTTTATTCATTTTACCTGTCTACTACATTTATAAAAAATTCCCATCAATTAAAGGGTTAAGCTTTGGTTTAGTTGCCGGCACAATCATCATGTCAGTTGGTATGAGCCTATTAAACTATCTAGCATTTTTGCCTATGTACACTTACTTCCTTGGTTGGGGTGAGTTCGACATGAAAGAAACAATTATTTTAGGTATCCTACCGTTTAACGTTGTAAAAGGTATTATGCTTATGGTTATTATAATCTTACTGTTCCGTACAATGAAAGTATGGATCGATAATCAAAGAGCACAATATTTATTATAA
- a CDS encoding MerR family transcriptional regulator has translation MSREFRRAMPLLPISMVMQLTELTARQIRYYEEHKLIEPARSEGNRRMFSLDDVDALLEIRELLDQGINMAGIKKVFDMRKNNNNVKSSNKMTISDSELRAILREEMQQAQIMQKASLRQGDLSRFFQAKGE, from the coding sequence ATGAGTCGAGAGTTTCGAAGAGCAATGCCGTTACTCCCTATAAGCATGGTAATGCAATTAACGGAGTTAACTGCGAGACAAATTCGATATTACGAAGAACATAAACTAATTGAACCTGCAAGATCAGAGGGCAATCGTAGAATGTTCTCACTTGACGATGTAGATGCATTGTTAGAAATTCGTGAACTTCTTGACCAGGGAATTAATATGGCAGGAATTAAAAAAGTATTCGATATGAGAAAAAACAACAACAATGTAAAATCTTCTAACAAAATGACAATTTCTGATTCAGAACTTCGAGCAATTTTACGTGAAGAAATGCAGCAAGCACAAATCATGCAAAAAGCTTCATTAAGGCAAGGAGATTTATCTCGCTTCTTCCAAGCGAAGGGTGAGTAG
- a CDS encoding cytochrome c biogenesis protein ResB, with the protein MEKIICVCGHENPSGTKLCGKCGRPLTEEAKMSKILDMKYDGAAIRSKTRNKSIVDKIWNFFSSVKVGISLIIINLVAASIGTIFPQEFYISVSTEAEKAIYYEETYGSLGKLYYELGLSNVYSSWWFQILVGMLAISIIVASIDRGIPLHRSLKNQRVKRHASFMKRQRVISEGPITDGDSARTLNVVEENMKKLKYKVRRDGNALLAERGRFSRYGPYINHVGLIIFLTAVMLRLVPGFYVDEAMWVREGEMRAVPGMEGYFIENEEFILELHDNEATENQELQGVNVVAKNYQTNAKLYKQAEDAVPGKADNLELVKEYSIRVNHPLQHEGYSFYQMDFRLNEIKTMNFELTNKETGESLGAVSVDLANPQDEYVINEQTKVQLLGYYPDFSGFEDGEPQTATPTPNNPAFIFKMTTPEKPEGEVSFVAIQQTIEPNGDNAYKMAFNSVETRNMSGLTVHKDSSIPFLAIGGAIFMIGVAIGSYWNHRRIWVEQLEDGTIRLAAHTNKNWFGIKKDLDALTASAHLPKYIDQSEDDLDDEKEKEGDSTL; encoded by the coding sequence ATGGAAAAAATTATTTGTGTTTGTGGTCATGAAAATCCATCAGGTACCAAGCTTTGTGGAAAGTGTGGTCGACCACTGACAGAAGAAGCTAAGATGAGTAAAATCCTCGATATGAAATACGATGGTGCGGCCATTCGTTCAAAAACGCGCAATAAATCGATTGTTGATAAGATATGGAATTTCTTCTCGAGTGTAAAAGTAGGAATATCGTTAATTATCATTAATCTGGTCGCAGCATCTATCGGGACGATTTTCCCTCAAGAGTTTTATATTAGTGTTTCAACTGAAGCAGAAAAAGCAATCTACTATGAAGAAACATACGGTTCTTTAGGGAAGCTATACTATGAACTTGGACTTTCTAACGTGTATAGTTCTTGGTGGTTCCAAATATTGGTTGGGATGCTAGCGATTTCAATTATCGTTGCAAGTATTGACCGAGGAATACCATTACATCGTTCTCTTAAAAATCAGCGTGTAAAACGTCATGCAAGCTTTATGAAACGTCAACGTGTTATTTCAGAAGGACCAATTACAGATGGTGATTCTGCCAGAACGTTGAATGTAGTTGAAGAAAACATGAAAAAGCTAAAATACAAAGTTCGACGTGATGGCAATGCACTTCTTGCTGAGCGTGGCCGCTTTTCTCGTTATGGCCCATACATAAATCACGTTGGTTTAATTATCTTCCTAACTGCTGTCATGCTACGCCTTGTACCTGGATTCTATGTAGATGAAGCAATGTGGGTTAGGGAAGGTGAAATGCGTGCAGTACCTGGCATGGAAGGCTACTTTATAGAGAATGAAGAGTTTATCTTGGAATTGCATGATAATGAGGCGACGGAAAATCAAGAGCTACAAGGAGTTAACGTCGTAGCAAAAAACTATCAAACTAATGCTAAGTTATATAAACAAGCTGAAGATGCTGTTCCGGGTAAGGCAGATAATCTAGAGTTAGTGAAAGAATATTCGATTCGAGTGAATCATCCATTGCAACATGAAGGCTATTCATTCTACCAAATGGATTTCCGTTTAAATGAGATCAAAACAATGAATTTTGAACTCACAAATAAAGAAACAGGGGAGTCACTTGGTGCGGTTAGTGTGGACTTAGCGAACCCACAAGATGAATATGTCATTAACGAACAGACTAAAGTTCAATTATTAGGCTATTATCCTGACTTCTCTGGATTTGAGGATGGTGAACCGCAGACAGCAACACCAACACCAAACAATCCAGCATTTATCTTTAAGATGACGACACCTGAAAAACCTGAGGGTGAAGTAAGTTTTGTAGCTATTCAGCAAACAATTGAGCCAAACGGTGATAATGCCTATAAAATGGCATTTAACAGCGTTGAAACAAGAAATATGTCTGGTCTGACAGTTCATAAAGACAGTTCAATTCCATTTTTAGCAATCGGTGGAGCAATCTTCATGATTGGGGTAGCAATCGGTTCATATTGGAATCACCGTCGTATATGGGTGGAACAATTAGAAGATGGCACAATTCGTCTAGCCGCACATACAAACAAAAACTGGTTTGGTATTAAGAAAGATTTAGATGCACTAACAGCATCTGCTCATCTCCCTAAATACATTGACCAGTCAGAAGATGATCTCGACGATGAAAAAGAAAAGGAAGGTGACAGCACCTTATGA
- a CDS encoding response regulator transcription factor, whose amino-acid sequence MSENISVLVVDDEDRIRRLLKMYLEREGYEVDEAENGEMALTMALEKEYHCILLDIMMPEKDGLQVCEELREKKTTPIILLTAKGEEANRVQGFELGADDYIVKPFSPREVILRVKAILRRSSAFSPVSSPSTSKDLVVFPHLTIDHDAHRVSADGTEVNLTPKEYELLYFLAKAPDKVFDREQLLKEVWHYDFFGDLRTVDTHVKRLREKLNRVSEDAAKMIVTVWGVGYKFEVVNE is encoded by the coding sequence ATGTCTGAAAATATTTCTGTGTTAGTAGTAGATGATGAGGATCGTATTCGCCGCTTATTAAAAATGTACCTTGAACGTGAAGGATACGAAGTAGATGAAGCTGAAAATGGTGAAATGGCTCTCACAATGGCGTTAGAAAAAGAATATCATTGTATTCTATTAGATATTATGATGCCTGAAAAAGATGGTCTGCAAGTATGTGAGGAACTGCGTGAAAAGAAAACAACACCAATCATATTATTGACTGCAAAGGGTGAGGAAGCAAACCGTGTACAAGGGTTTGAACTTGGAGCAGATGATTATATAGTAAAACCATTTAGTCCTCGTGAAGTGATTTTACGTGTGAAAGCTATTTTACGTCGATCTTCGGCATTTTCACCCGTTTCAAGTCCGTCTACTTCAAAAGATTTAGTGGTATTCCCACATTTAACAATCGATCATGATGCTCATCGTGTGTCTGCGGACGGTACAGAAGTTAACTTAACGCCAAAAGAATATGAACTACTGTACTTCTTGGCAAAAGCACCAGATAAAGTTTTCGACCGCGAGCAATTATTAAAGGAAGTATGGCATTATGATTTCTTCGGTGATTTACGTACAGTTGATACACATGTGAAACGATTACGTGAAAAGCTAAACCGTGTATCAGAAGATGCTGCAAAAATGATTGTTACAGTTTGGGGCGTAGGCTATAAATTTGAGGTTGTGAATGAATAG
- a CDS encoding ATP-binding protein yields the protein MNRIWSSIVGKLWLTILLLVSFVLFVFTVLMLEFLEDYHQEQADISLRQTASTIASIVDNYDLEQLTDEIINEMITEDTNAFIVSQEKEVVSAFQTGLNSTEIQNSILKNKNFNEIFESTEPILDRMILPSQIEEGKMETYIVLSYPLKSDDKFHGAIFIYQNPTALHKTSQETTKIVFLSAFIAFVLTTFFAFFLSSRITWPLRKMREHAFELAKGKFDETLPTTQNDEIGQLAVAFNQMGRQLKHHLEVINQEKEQLASVLTSMTDSVITFNRDKTILLSNPPAEKLLQKWFIRKKNETDHPMPQEVFEMLEHVLSFEDKLEEDIEIDGSYYRITISPLKNSEQSIRGAIAVIRDMTERLRLEKLRSDFIANVSHELRTPIAMLQGYSEALLDDVVSDEEERNEITRIIYDESQRMGRLVNDLLDLARMENGHTTLFKDEVEVVHVIERITQKFTQVAKEKKVQLQFKTGLDENVLISIDEDRIEQVLTNLIDNAIRHTPTEGSVTVSLVQELSYAKIQIADTGEGIPQEDLPYVFERFYKADKARTRSKGGTGLGLAIAKNIVEAHKGNIRVDSEVGKGTTFTFYLPL from the coding sequence ATGAATAGGATATGGAGCAGTATCGTCGGGAAGCTATGGTTAACCATATTGCTTCTCGTTTCGTTTGTGTTGTTCGTCTTTACAGTTCTCATGCTGGAATTTTTAGAAGATTATCATCAGGAGCAAGCTGATATATCCTTAAGACAAACCGCCTCAACTATCGCGAGTATCGTTGATAATTATGACCTGGAACAGTTAACTGACGAGATTATTAATGAAATGATTACGGAAGATACAAATGCCTTTATTGTTTCCCAGGAGAAAGAAGTAGTATCTGCTTTTCAGACGGGTCTTAATAGTACTGAAATACAAAATAGTATATTAAAAAATAAGAATTTTAATGAAATTTTTGAGTCTACTGAACCAATATTAGATCGCATGATTTTACCCTCCCAAATAGAAGAAGGTAAAATGGAAACATATATTGTTTTAAGCTATCCGCTAAAAAGTGATGATAAGTTTCATGGTGCTATTTTTATCTATCAAAATCCAACTGCACTTCATAAAACATCCCAAGAAACAACAAAAATTGTCTTTCTTTCAGCTTTTATCGCCTTTGTGCTAACAACATTTTTCGCCTTTTTCCTTTCTTCCCGAATTACATGGCCACTACGTAAAATGCGGGAGCATGCCTTTGAGCTAGCAAAAGGGAAATTCGATGAAACCCTGCCAACAACGCAAAATGACGAAATCGGGCAATTAGCTGTAGCCTTTAACCAGATGGGGCGACAATTAAAGCATCATTTAGAAGTAATCAATCAGGAAAAAGAACAATTAGCAAGTGTGTTAACATCCATGACGGATAGTGTGATTACCTTTAATCGAGATAAAACCATACTTCTCAGCAATCCTCCGGCAGAAAAATTACTTCAAAAATGGTTTATCAGAAAGAAAAATGAAACGGATCACCCAATGCCTCAGGAAGTCTTTGAAATGCTGGAGCATGTATTAAGCTTTGAAGATAAACTAGAGGAAGATATTGAAATTGATGGTTCCTATTATCGAATTACGATTAGCCCGTTGAAAAACAGTGAACAATCCATTCGCGGTGCGATTGCTGTTATTCGAGATATGACGGAGCGTTTACGTTTGGAAAAATTACGTTCAGATTTTATTGCCAATGTATCACATGAACTTCGTACACCTATTGCTATGCTTCAAGGCTATTCGGAGGCCTTACTGGATGATGTTGTATCCGATGAGGAAGAACGAAATGAAATCACTCGTATTATCTATGATGAATCACAGCGAATGGGTCGCCTTGTAAATGATTTACTTGATTTAGCTCGAATGGAAAATGGACATACGACGCTTTTCAAAGATGAAGTTGAGGTAGTTCATGTGATTGAACGTATTACGCAAAAATTTACTCAAGTGGCGAAGGAAAAGAAAGTTCAATTGCAATTCAAAACTGGTCTTGATGAAAATGTTCTGATTAGTATTGATGAAGACCGTATTGAACAAGTCCTTACTAACTTGATAGATAATGCTATACGACACACACCTACTGAAGGCAGTGTTACCGTATCGCTGGTACAAGAACTTTCCTATGCGAAAATTCAAATTGCAGACACTGGGGAAGGGATTCCTCAGGAAGATTTACCTTATGTATTTGAACGTTTCTATAAAGCAGATAAAGCAAGGACTCGTTCAAAGGGCGGCACAGGCTTAGGGCTTGCCATTGCCAAAAATATTGTAGAGGCTCATAAAGGTAATATACGTGTCGATAGCGAGGTTGGAAAAGGAACAACCTTTACTTTCTACTTACCTTTATAA
- a CDS encoding RNA polymerase sigma factor SigX, which translates to MKESIFHRLYDLYHKDVFQFLIYLVKNRSVAEDLSHEVYVRVLKSYERFQGRSSEKTWLFAIAKNVAIDYFRKNAVRSSHAFDAFNWETESLVSPMKSPEVLTELNDEMRELLDALEKCTGDQKMVIVMRYFQELSIAETAAILNWTDGKVKTTQHRAINKLREILTNTTEAKEANHNES; encoded by the coding sequence GTGAAAGAATCCATATTCCATCGTTTGTATGATCTATATCATAAGGATGTCTTTCAATTTTTAATTTATCTGGTTAAAAATCGATCGGTTGCTGAAGATTTATCCCATGAGGTTTATGTAAGAGTATTAAAATCTTATGAGCGATTTCAAGGAAGAAGCTCGGAAAAAACATGGCTATTTGCGATTGCTAAAAATGTGGCGATCGATTATTTCAGAAAAAATGCGGTACGTTCTTCACATGCTTTCGACGCATTCAATTGGGAAACAGAAAGTTTAGTCTCACCTATGAAGTCTCCGGAAGTTCTAACGGAGCTGAATGATGAAATGCGAGAATTATTAGATGCACTTGAAAAGTGTACGGGTGATCAAAAAATGGTCATTGTTATGCGCTATTTTCAGGAATTATCGATTGCTGAAACAGCCGCGATCCTTAATTGGACAGATGGCAAGGTTAAAACTACCCAGCATCGAGCGATAAATAAGCTCCGTGAAATATTGACAAATACGACTGAAGCGAAGGAGGCAAATCACAATGAGTCATGA
- the ccsB gene encoding c-type cytochrome biogenesis protein CcsB produces the protein MSLISLSGNLLFVAFIAYLVGTLLFGGAIKGTKPDGAEKRADKWGKLALIVTIIGFLAHLGYFITRWIYKGHAPVSNMFEFTTAFGMFIIAAFILIYYMYRLTALGLVALPVAILIIGYAAMFPNDVDPLVPSLQSYWLTIHVITAAMGQSILAISAVAGLVYLLKSVNPKKKSKSRFWMEAVLYFGVLVVGFILATVIFKGIGYEASFTYIDTQDSEKEITYYMPAVFGMNDYTLLTENTMDPIFEMPAVINAKKLTTVFWAFVIGTVLYLIIRLVTRRSILDMLHPLVQRVNLNLLDEVGYRSVLIGFPVFTLGALVFAMIWAQEAWGRYWGWDPKEVWALITWLFYAAYLHLRLSKGWEGKKSAWLAVIGFAIILFNLIVVNLVIAGLHSYAA, from the coding sequence ATGAGTTTAATTAGTTTAAGTGGCAACTTACTTTTTGTAGCTTTTATTGCCTACTTGGTTGGGACATTACTATTTGGTGGAGCTATTAAAGGTACTAAGCCAGACGGAGCAGAAAAGCGTGCAGACAAATGGGGGAAATTAGCCTTAATCGTTACGATTATTGGATTCTTGGCTCATTTAGGCTACTTTATTACTCGCTGGATTTACAAAGGACATGCTCCTGTAAGTAATATGTTTGAATTTACAACTGCATTCGGTATGTTCATTATTGCAGCGTTTATATTAATTTACTATATGTATCGTTTAACTGCGCTTGGTCTTGTTGCACTACCGGTTGCTATATTAATTATTGGTTATGCCGCGATGTTCCCAAATGATGTGGATCCACTTGTTCCATCGCTTCAAAGCTATTGGTTAACAATCCACGTTATTACAGCAGCAATGGGCCAATCGATTCTCGCAATTAGTGCTGTGGCAGGATTAGTCTATTTGTTAAAATCAGTTAATCCGAAAAAGAAGTCTAAAAGTCGTTTTTGGATGGAAGCAGTATTATACTTTGGTGTTTTAGTAGTAGGGTTTATTCTTGCAACGGTTATCTTTAAAGGGATTGGCTATGAAGCAAGCTTTACTTATATTGATACGCAAGATAGTGAAAAAGAAATCACATACTATATGCCGGCTGTATTTGGTATGAATGACTATACGTTATTAACAGAAAATACAATGGATCCAATTTTTGAAATGCCGGCTGTTATCAATGCTAAAAAATTAACTACAGTGTTCTGGGCATTTGTAATTGGAACAGTGCTGTATTTAATCATTCGGTTAGTTACTCGAAGAAGCATTCTTGATATGCTGCATCCTTTAGTGCAGAGAGTTAATTTAAACTTATTAGACGAAGTGGGCTATCGTTCAGTATTGATCGGGTTCCCTGTATTTACATTAGGGGCACTTGTATTTGCGATGATTTGGGCACAGGAAGCATGGGGCCGTTACTGGGGCTGGGATCCAAAAGAGGTTTGGGCTCTTATTACATGGTTATTCTATGCTGCTTACCTACATTTACGTCTCTCAAAAGGTTGGGAAGGGAAAAAATCAGCATGGCTTGCGGTTATCGGCTTTGCAATTATTCTCTTTAACTTAATCGTTGTAAACTTAGTTATTGCAGGTTTACACTCTTACGCAGCGTAA